In Desulfovibrio sp. 86, the following proteins share a genomic window:
- a CDS encoding Hsp70 family protein, whose product MKILGIDLGTSNTYIYGAHKSSTAPQPVLLPRVSAPDGCVETAILYEDGLPLLIGHLAESEYYANPGMRTRRSLRCQFKPEIGEENAEAVGWMTDFLRLLREALPQDTLEPDSQLYVGIPARTRESFGLQLAHCFKDAGWPAPALIKESDAAMISCLQSGAIELDDLEHSLLILDFGGGTCDFTLAENSNILHSGGDRLLGGRLFDDLFFQLFCRQNPHLQEEVQADSCEYYVHWVLCKAEKERFSKILQKDLDSAVSLHLSWYDAAGAQKHAYLHELTRQQVVSAAESYVASESLRAMLSQYANRGSLGAVAGEMLQGRQVGLISWFKDVLYDIRRLKSADKVILTGGSSGWFFASEAVREVFGTDNIVMSPRTYEDIAFGLALYPMLLHTHLKIKDLLEKQSEDFCLRVADLAQGIFEKHTKMAAKTCAERIAVKDILSVLEAAQEDRKTVEEIEREISEKIQNDSGLLAIVQERTEAARKEIERELRLQFSRWLREHGVYLVPRLNFSARTLSTSFFDAVQVKVSRLTLLNTMDVMAVAVLPGIAALAIGEKMLLITAEPVSAVIGGAAAFAGTWALGKFGKNFLRRQKLPKFLLNEKNREKITAKNREYIEEILGQSFQEIRQDLMEDARGKIRYSLKALLQRLTVLNHIRVERGVPPAGQAGQTGQ is encoded by the coding sequence ATGAAAATACTGGGCATCGACCTCGGCACCAGCAATACCTACATCTATGGCGCGCACAAAAGCTCCACGGCTCCGCAGCCTGTACTGCTGCCCCGCGTCAGCGCGCCGGACGGCTGCGTCGAAACCGCCATCCTTTATGAAGACGGTTTGCCCCTGCTTATCGGGCACCTGGCGGAGAGCGAGTATTACGCCAATCCCGGCATGCGGACGCGCCGCAGCCTGCGCTGCCAGTTCAAGCCCGAAATAGGCGAAGAAAATGCCGAAGCGGTTGGCTGGATGACGGACTTTCTGCGCCTGCTCCGCGAAGCTTTGCCGCAGGACACGCTTGAGCCCGACAGCCAGCTCTATGTGGGCATTCCCGCCCGCACGCGCGAAAGCTTCGGCCTGCAGCTCGCGCACTGCTTCAAGGATGCGGGCTGGCCCGCACCCGCTCTTATCAAGGAATCCGACGCGGCCATGATCTCCTGCCTGCAGTCCGGGGCCATTGAACTGGACGATCTGGAACACAGCCTGCTTATTTTGGACTTCGGCGGCGGCACCTGCGACTTCACCCTGGCGGAAAATTCCAACATCCTGCACAGCGGCGGCGACCGGCTTTTGGGCGGGCGCCTTTTCGACGATCTGTTCTTTCAGCTTTTCTGCCGCCAGAACCCCCACCTTCAGGAAGAGGTGCAGGCCGACAGTTGCGAGTATTATGTCCACTGGGTCTTGTGCAAGGCGGAAAAAGAACGGTTTTCCAAGATATTGCAAAAGGATCTCGACAGCGCCGTAAGCCTGCACCTTTCGTGGTATGATGCGGCGGGCGCGCAAAAGCACGCCTATTTGCACGAACTCACCAGGCAGCAGGTGGTCAGCGCGGCAGAAAGCTATGTGGCTTCTGAATCCCTGCGGGCCATGCTCAGCCAGTATGCCAACAGGGGTTCGCTGGGGGCTGTGGCCGGGGAAATGCTGCAAGGCCGTCAGGTGGGCCTCATCTCCTGGTTCAAGGACGTGCTTTACGACATACGGCGGTTAAAAAGCGCCGACAAGGTCATCCTCACGGGCGGCAGCAGCGGCTGGTTTTTCGCCAGCGAAGCTGTGCGCGAAGTTTTCGGCACAGACAATATCGTCATGAGTCCGCGCACCTATGAGGATATCGCCTTTGGTCTGGCCCTCTACCCCATGCTGCTGCATACCCACCTCAAGATAAAAGACCTGCTTGAGAAACAGAGCGAAGATTTCTGCTTGCGCGTTGCCGACCTTGCGCAGGGCATCTTTGAAAAACACACAAAGATGGCCGCCAAAACCTGCGCCGAACGCATCGCCGTCAAGGATATCCTGAGCGTTCTTGAGGCCGCCCAGGAGGACAGAAAAACCGTCGAAGAGATCGAACGGGAGATCAGTGAAAAAATCCAGAATGATTCCGGCCTGCTGGCTATTGTTCAGGAGCGCACGGAAGCTGCCCGCAAGGAAATAGAAAGGGAATTGCGCCTGCAGTTCAGCCGCTGGCTGCGTGAACATGGCGTCTACCTTGTACCGAGGCTGAATTTTTCCGCCCGCACGCTCAGCACCAGTTTTTTCGACGCGGTACAGGTGAAAGTTTCACGCCTTACCCTGCTCAACACCATGGACGTGATGGCTGTGGCCGTGCTGCCCGGCATAGCGGCCCTTGCCATTGGCGAAAAAATGCTGCTCATCACGGCAGAACCTGTTTCCGCCGTCATCGGCGGCGCTGCGGCTTTTGCGGGCACATGGGCGCTGGGCAAATTCGGCAAGAATTTTCTCCGCAGGCAAAAGCTGCCCAAATTTCTTCTCAATGAAAAAAACCGTGAAAAAATCACGGCCAAAAACAGGGAATATATTGAAGAAATTCTGGGACAGTCCTTTCAGGAGATTCGGCAGGATCTTATGGAAGACGCCAGAGGCAAGATACGGTATTCGCTCAAGGCCCTGCTGCAAAGACTTACGGTATTGAACCATATCCGCGTGGAGCGCGGCGTGCCTCCGGCAGGGCAAGCAGGCCAGACAGGCCAATGA
- a CDS encoding adenosine deaminase: MTMTNTTAASVPDIQPVLDATLEKIPSFPKDFAQHRQLLSDLKEELVDLCAAKAASADIPEDLRWSLARDMPDFSTDALYVKRYSLPSMAGIVFLGFFIGGLLSKLLGLIDMGGEIIRVATVLGMLYGAEFLAGNPRARSRLLLFLGLGALTTFAASMVAGVLRLASWADFKSAVFGSSGAPGLLKRLYLLLGAAFLFVLLAKKTTALDMAAFRISLEQQAQARARNLMTFFTAWDQLRAELDSLREQGQADAHTGKCPRTDCPLALGVIHLLDGMDAEARRFLSEQLVFMGYNPGEGDSHIVWDDAVHAELYDTVGLVRNGDRCRVLRRYSRSGDTVVKGHVQKELPLAGGAPAGEASAEGTSAGGATT; encoded by the coding sequence ATGACAATGACAAATACCACTGCGGCGTCCGTGCCGGACATACAGCCCGTCCTGGACGCGACCCTTGAAAAAATACCCTCCTTTCCCAAGGATTTTGCCCAGCACCGCCAGCTGCTTTCAGACCTCAAGGAAGAGCTTGTGGATCTTTGCGCCGCAAAAGCCGCCAGCGCCGATATTCCGGAAGACCTCCGCTGGAGCCTGGCACGCGACATGCCCGATTTTTCCACCGATGCCCTGTATGTGAAGCGCTACTCTCTGCCGAGCATGGCAGGCATTGTTTTTCTGGGCTTTTTTATTGGCGGTCTGCTGTCAAAACTGCTGGGGCTCATTGATATGGGCGGGGAAATCATACGGGTGGCCACGGTGCTCGGCATGCTTTACGGCGCGGAATTTCTGGCGGGCAACCCCAGGGCGCGCAGCCGCCTTTTGCTTTTTCTTGGCCTTGGCGCACTGACAACCTTCGCCGCCAGCATGGTGGCAGGCGTGTTACGGCTGGCCTCCTGGGCGGACTTCAAAAGCGCCGTCTTTGGTTCAAGCGGCGCGCCGGGCCTGCTCAAACGCCTGTACCTGCTGCTTGGGGCCGCCTTTCTTTTCGTGCTGCTGGCCAAAAAAACCACCGCACTCGATATGGCGGCGTTCAGGATATCCCTGGAGCAACAGGCCCAGGCCCGCGCGCGGAATCTCATGACCTTTTTCACCGCATGGGATCAGTTGCGCGCAGAACTGGACAGCCTCAGGGAGCAGGGGCAGGCAGACGCGCACACAGGCAAATGCCCCAGAACTGACTGCCCGCTGGCCCTTGGCGTCATTCACCTGCTGGACGGCATGGATGCGGAAGCCAGGCGCTTTCTCTCGGAACAGCTTGTTTTTATGGGCTACAACCCCGGCGAGGGCGACAGCCACATCGTGTGGGATGACGCCGTTCATGCCGAGCTTTATGATACCGTCGGGCTTGTGCGCAACGGTGATCGCTGCCGCGTCCTGCGCCGTTATTCCCGTTCTGGAGACACTGTCGTCAAAGGGCACGTGCAAAAAGAACTCCCCTTGGCAGGGGGAGCGCCCGCCGGGGAGGCATCCGCCGAGGGAACATCCGCCGGGGGAGCCACGACATGA
- a CDS encoding iron-containing alcohol dehydrogenase family protein, whose product MNNSQIRVPSLVRIKPGALPRLGIYLSRSAFTHVLVVSGQLPEAVTQAAREGLESNHIHTGPWVEVDDNSFENVVELFALLPKKTMAIVGLGGGKALDMAKYLAFLARLPYLAVPTSLSNDGFCSPQSSLTMHGKRRSLAATLPQGVIIDVDVCLSAPRALWLSGVGDLVAKLTAVHDWKLSFHNTGEPVNDLAALLSDATVHQFLANPTHDAAGMALLGTALMLNGIAMEICGSSRPTSGSEHLISHALDATSAHPRLHGLQVGMASYFVSQFQERNTELLAHVFTKTGFWDAVRAAPFSRQEWLHALSLAPDMKENFFTVLSLRDWLPEAIRILDNDPLLRGCFI is encoded by the coding sequence ATGAACAACAGCCAGATCCGCGTCCCCAGTCTTGTGCGCATCAAACCGGGCGCGTTGCCCCGCCTTGGCATCTACCTGAGCCGCTCCGCCTTTACCCATGTTCTTGTGGTGTCGGGGCAGCTTCCCGAAGCGGTCACCCAAGCGGCGCGGGAAGGGCTGGAAAGCAACCACATACACACCGGCCCCTGGGTTGAGGTGGACGACAACAGCTTTGAAAACGTGGTGGAGCTGTTCGCCCTGCTGCCCAAAAAAACCATGGCCATTGTGGGCCTTGGCGGCGGCAAGGCGCTGGACATGGCCAAGTATCTGGCCTTTCTGGCGCGTCTTCCCTATCTGGCAGTGCCCACGTCTCTTTCCAATGACGGTTTTTGCAGCCCGCAATCCAGCCTGACCATGCACGGCAAGCGCCGCTCCCTGGCCGCCACCCTGCCCCAGGGCGTGATTATTGACGTGGACGTGTGCCTTTCCGCTCCGCGCGCGCTCTGGCTGTCCGGCGTGGGCGACCTCGTTGCCAAGCTCACCGCAGTTCATGACTGGAAGCTGTCCTTTCACAACACGGGAGAGCCGGTCAACGACCTGGCGGCCCTGCTTTCTGACGCCACGGTGCACCAGTTTCTGGCCAATCCCACCCACGACGCCGCAGGCATGGCCCTGCTGGGGACGGCCCTCATGCTTAACGGCATCGCCATGGAAATTTGCGGCAGCTCGCGTCCGACCAGCGGCAGCGAACACCTCATCTCGCACGCCCTGGACGCCACGTCCGCCCACCCCCGCCTGCACGGCCTCCAGGTGGGCATGGCCTCCTACTTTGTCAGCCAGTTTCAGGAGCGGAACACAGAACTTCTGGCCCATGTCTTTACCAAGACCGGCTTTTGGGATGCCGTGCGCGCCGCCCCCTTCTCCAGACAGGAGTGGCTCCACGCCCTGAGCCTCGCGCCCGACATGAAGGAAAACTTTTTCACCGTGCTATCATTGCGGGACTGGCTGCCCGAGGCGATCCGCATCCTCGACAACGATCCATTGCTGCGCGGCTGTTTTATATAG
- a CDS encoding HAD-IB family phosphatase, with amino-acid sequence MPRPRILVTDFDGTITAHDFYKLVVGSLLTPRDIAPWQEYRDGKITHLAALQQIFAKIRASESELNTLALAMQPDPCLGSAVADLREAGWEIVVASAGCDWYIRRVLDAAGVSLPVHANPTSYEPNGSLRMLAPTDSPFYCAETGVDKAGIVRSYIRRGYTVAFAGDGFADLPAALGVSPALRFARADLAAALGRYHEDFHAFSVWSDVADALLAMENQGELR; translated from the coding sequence ATGCCCAGGCCCCGTATTCTCGTGACCGACTTTGACGGCACCATTACCGCGCACGATTTTTACAAGCTGGTGGTCGGCAGCCTGCTGACGCCCAGGGACATTGCCCCATGGCAGGAATACAGGGACGGCAAAATCACGCATTTGGCCGCCCTGCAACAGATTTTCGCCAAAATCCGCGCTTCGGAGTCCGAACTGAACACTCTGGCTCTGGCCATGCAGCCCGATCCATGCCTCGGCAGCGCTGTCGCCGATCTGCGTGAGGCGGGCTGGGAAATCGTTGTGGCTTCCGCCGGATGCGACTGGTACATCCGCCGTGTGCTGGACGCGGCCGGGGTCAGCCTTCCTGTTCACGCAAATCCCACAAGCTATGAGCCCAACGGCAGCCTGCGCATGCTGGCCCCCACTGATTCACCCTTCTATTGCGCCGAAACAGGGGTGGACAAGGCGGGCATTGTGCGCTCATACATACGTCGTGGCTATACGGTCGCCTTTGCTGGCGACGGCTTTGCCGACCTGCCCGCAGCCCTTGGCGTATCCCCGGCTCTGCGCTTTGCGCGGGCGGATCTGGCTGCGGCCCTGGGCCGCTACCACGAAGACTTTCACGCCTTCTCCGTCTGGTCGGATGTGGCCGACGCCCTGCTTGCCATGGAAAATCAAGGTGAACTCCGATGA
- the ybaK gene encoding Cys-tRNA(Pro) deacylase: MAPKISKTNAARQLESLGIAHTLHQVAVDENDLSGVAMARQLEVAPDIVFKTLVARGDKTGVLMACIPAHAELNLKALAAASGNKHVEMTPLKDVRPLTGYVRGGCSPLGGKKNYPVYLDASALAHPQIYISAGLRGVQILLNPEDLVRAVNGTVAELARNPGA, translated from the coding sequence ATGGCACCTAAAATCAGCAAAACCAACGCCGCCCGGCAACTGGAAAGTCTGGGCATTGCCCACACCCTGCATCAGGTAGCCGTGGATGAAAACGACCTCTCCGGTGTCGCCATGGCCCGCCAGTTGGAGGTCGCCCCGGATATTGTATTCAAAACCCTTGTGGCGCGGGGCGATAAAACGGGCGTGCTCATGGCCTGCATTCCCGCCCATGCCGAACTGAATCTCAAGGCCCTGGCCGCCGCTTCCGGCAACAAGCATGTGGAAATGACGCCGCTCAAGGACGTGCGCCCCCTCACGGGCTACGTGCGTGGCGGCTGCTCCCCCCTGGGCGGCAAGAAGAACTACCCCGTGTACCTGGATGCCAGCGCCCTTGCGCATCCGCAAATCTACATAAGCGCAGGGCTGCGCGGCGTGCAGATTCTTCTGAACCCCGAAGACCTTGTGCGGGCCGTGAACGGCACTGTGGCCGAACTGGCCCGCAATCCCGGCGCATAG
- a CDS encoding GAF domain-containing hybrid sensor histidine kinase/response regulator, protein MSVPFKASDGPFANPLILALEISSSALLHDRKEPFLRASLSSIGETLHCGQVLLIEHVNGQWAEPYIWTSSLQSTACDLLPPDLDEMNPILQAFSEHRSICIADVEDLPDGPQKTNFQARQIKSAFCIPILHEGQLCGGLCLARRASERQWMQEETSICHLLGNILAMVLTHFRLYGQLRLKHRQLRDILDAFSNPVCIIDMETNKILFSNKSVQEKFPDSDDPENDFCYSKLMGRDSPCPYCTNSIIRETGEPYQWTYQNELSKLTYSVVDKVIKWDNDKLVRLSIATDVTDILRTRHEKQSAVIASQAKSEFLAHMSHEIRTPLNGIIGLTHLALQSTPAGELKEYLLKIRSSSTNLLAIINDILDLSKIEANKMVLENVNFMVEEVLDFVHTSIRFPLEQKGLEYNCELAEDVPLKLWGDGLRLKQVLLNLMSNAVKFTARGSVGLRITREQNKGSDCLHFVISDTGMGISREYQKHLFDPYTQASSSISRRFGGTGLGLTICKRIAELMKGSLWCESELGTGSRFHLCIPCAPARNIFCQTDDESHNVPPLENTQNLRVLLVEDNEINQEIAKAMLRHLNIEHDLAQNGREAVRMVLAGSYDAVLMDVYMPVMDGMSATKEIRNHAKIGKKPLPIIAMTAVTLPETVDEIMHSGMNDHIAKPVNLAALRKKLAYWLNLS, encoded by the coding sequence ATGTCAGTCCCTTTCAAGGCCTCTGACGGCCCTTTTGCCAATCCTTTGATTCTGGCACTGGAAATTTCCAGTTCAGCGCTCCTGCACGATCGCAAGGAACCTTTCCTGCGGGCCAGCCTGTCCAGCATTGGCGAAACCCTGCACTGCGGCCAGGTGCTCCTCATAGAGCATGTCAACGGCCAGTGGGCAGAGCCCTATATCTGGACAAGCTCCCTGCAGAGTACGGCCTGCGACCTGCTCCCGCCCGATCTTGATGAGATGAATCCCATACTGCAAGCCTTCAGCGAACACAGAAGCATTTGCATCGCCGATGTTGAAGACCTGCCCGATGGGCCGCAAAAAACAAACTTTCAGGCCCGCCAGATCAAGTCCGCATTCTGCATACCCATTTTGCACGAAGGTCAGCTTTGTGGCGGTCTTTGCCTTGCCCGGCGCGCTTCCGAACGGCAATGGATGCAGGAAGAAACCAGCATCTGCCACCTGCTGGGCAACATCCTGGCCATGGTGCTGACGCATTTTCGCCTTTACGGCCAGCTACGGTTAAAACACAGGCAACTGCGCGACATCCTGGATGCTTTTTCCAATCCTGTCTGCATTATCGACATGGAAACCAATAAAATACTGTTTTCCAACAAAAGCGTGCAGGAAAAATTTCCCGACTCGGACGATCCGGAAAACGACTTTTGCTACAGCAAACTCATGGGGCGCGACAGCCCCTGCCCCTACTGCACCAACAGCATTATTCGCGAAACGGGCGAACCCTATCAGTGGACCTACCAGAACGAGCTGTCCAAACTCACCTATTCGGTGGTGGACAAGGTCATCAAATGGGACAACGACAAACTCGTGCGCCTGTCCATTGCCACGGACGTCACCGACATTCTGCGCACCAGACATGAAAAGCAGTCAGCCGTCATAGCCTCTCAGGCCAAAAGCGAATTTCTGGCCCACATGAGCCACGAAATACGCACGCCGCTCAATGGCATCATTGGCCTGACCCATCTGGCCCTGCAAAGCACCCCCGCAGGAGAACTCAAGGAATACCTGCTCAAAATCCGCTCTTCTTCCACCAATCTGCTCGCCATCATCAATGATATCCTCGATCTCTCAAAAATCGAGGCCAACAAGATGGTGCTGGAAAACGTCAATTTCATGGTCGAGGAAGTCCTGGACTTTGTGCACACCTCCATACGTTTTCCACTGGAGCAAAAAGGGCTTGAGTACAACTGCGAACTGGCGGAAGATGTCCCCCTCAAGCTCTGGGGCGATGGCTTGCGGCTCAAACAGGTGCTGCTCAACCTCATGAGCAACGCCGTCAAGTTTACGGCCAGAGGCAGCGTTGGGCTGCGGATCACGAGGGAACAAAACAAGGGCAGCGATTGCCTGCACTTTGTGATATCTGACACTGGCATGGGCATCAGCCGCGAATACCAGAAGCATCTTTTCGATCCCTATACGCAGGCCAGTTCCAGCATCAGCCGCCGCTTCGGAGGCACAGGGCTTGGCTTGACCATCTGCAAGCGCATAGCGGAGCTCATGAAGGGCAGCCTGTGGTGTGAGAGCGAACTCGGAACCGGTTCGCGGTTCCACCTGTGTATCCCCTGCGCGCCAGCCCGCAATATTTTTTGCCAGACAGACGATGAGTCGCACAACGTGCCGCCTCTGGAAAACACACAAAATCTCAGGGTACTTCTGGTGGAAGACAATGAGATCAATCAGGAAATCGCCAAGGCCATGCTGCGCCACCTCAACATTGAGCACGATCTGGCTCAGAACGGACGCGAAGCCGTGCGCATGGTTCTGGCTGGCTCCTACGACGCCGTCCTTATGGACGTGTATATGCCTGTTATGGATGGCATGAGCGCCACCAAGGAAATCCGTAACCACGCGAAAATCGGCAAAAAACCCCTGCCCATTATTGCCATGACCGCCGTGACCCTGCCCGAAACTGTAGACGAAATCATGCACTCCGGCATGAACGACCACATTGCCAAACCCGTCAATCTGGCGGCTTTGCGAAAAAAACTGGCTTACTGGCTCAATCTGTCCTGA
- the coaE gene encoding dephospho-CoA kinase (Dephospho-CoA kinase (CoaE) performs the final step in coenzyme A biosynthesis.) — translation MNRLQLEITAAQAGQRLDRILSAAQPDMSRAALQKAIQSGHCTVDGQAETKPAAKVKTGQVVAFQLPEVSGQLAPEDGELEVLWHDEHLVVCNKPAGLTVHPCPSCPEQTLVQRLLARFPQLGKIEGQRPGIVHRLDKDTSGLLVVALTETDRLRLSQAFAERQVHKEYLALVAGLPPLSGQCLEPVGRHPTAKIKMAVVPENRGGRNAHTEWRRLWHSEDGSVSLLAVRIHTGRTHQIRVHMAHLGYPLLGDRLYAPKAVQAMAPRQMLHAWRLTFTHPVSDEVMSFACPPPQDMPDAALKANLRMRRLVITGNPGSGKSALTALLGQMGVPVVSADAIVADLYAPGGAGSQWIGRLHGGGLLEADGSVNRKALLAAMQQDTVLRRDVEQVVHALTRQALEDFWRRMEAAGASLAAAEIPLYFECGWQQLFSPPPLTVGVSCPLPLRGARTAKTRAWDQEKMAALEAWQWPEERKMAACDMVIKNDEDLQHLKDEATHLLEDLRDHDQKKRQELFQLLNLLWI, via the coding sequence GTGAACCGCCTGCAACTGGAAATCACAGCCGCGCAGGCGGGCCAGAGGCTTGACCGCATACTGAGCGCCGCGCAACCGGACATGTCGCGGGCGGCCTTGCAGAAAGCCATTCAGTCCGGGCACTGCACTGTGGACGGCCAGGCCGAAACCAAACCGGCAGCCAAGGTAAAAACAGGGCAGGTGGTCGCGTTCCAGCTGCCGGAAGTATCGGGCCAGCTTGCGCCTGAAGACGGAGAACTGGAAGTGCTCTGGCATGACGAGCACCTGGTGGTTTGCAACAAACCTGCGGGGCTCACCGTACACCCCTGCCCCTCCTGTCCGGAACAGACGCTGGTGCAACGACTGCTTGCACGTTTTCCTCAACTTGGTAAGATTGAAGGGCAACGCCCTGGCATTGTGCACCGGCTGGACAAGGATACCAGCGGCCTGCTGGTTGTGGCCCTGACCGAGACCGATCGGCTCCGCCTCAGTCAGGCTTTTGCCGAGCGTCAGGTTCACAAGGAATACCTGGCCCTTGTGGCCGGGCTTCCCCCTTTGAGCGGGCAATGCCTTGAACCTGTGGGGCGTCACCCCACGGCCAAGATAAAAATGGCGGTTGTTCCGGAAAACAGGGGCGGCAGAAACGCCCATACGGAATGGCGGCGGCTCTGGCATTCGGAAGACGGCAGCGTTTCACTGCTGGCCGTACGCATCCATACCGGCCGCACCCATCAGATACGGGTGCATATGGCCCATCTGGGGTACCCCTTGCTGGGCGACAGACTCTACGCTCCCAAGGCTGTACAGGCTATGGCCCCGCGCCAGATGTTGCACGCATGGCGGCTGACGTTCACTCACCCTGTCAGTGACGAAGTCATGAGCTTTGCCTGCCCACCGCCGCAAGACATGCCCGATGCGGCCCTGAAAGCCAACCTGCGCATGCGGCGGCTGGTCATTACCGGCAACCCCGGCAGCGGCAAATCCGCCCTCACGGCCCTTCTGGGGCAAATGGGCGTGCCCGTTGTCAGCGCCGATGCAATTGTGGCAGACCTCTACGCCCCTGGCGGCGCTGGCAGCCAGTGGATAGGACGCCTGCACGGAGGCGGCCTGCTGGAGGCGGACGGCTCTGTAAACAGAAAGGCGCTTCTTGCCGCCATGCAGCAAGACACGGTATTGCGCCGCGATGTGGAACAGGTCGTTCATGCCCTGACCCGTCAGGCACTGGAGGATTTCTGGCGGCGTATGGAAGCGGCAGGAGCGTCGCTGGCCGCTGCGGAAATTCCCCTGTATTTCGAATGCGGCTGGCAACAGCTGTTTTCTCCGCCGCCCCTGACCGTGGGCGTCTCCTGTCCCCTGCCCTTGCGTGGCGCGCGTACGGCAAAAACCAGAGCATGGGATCAGGAAAAAATGGCCGCGCTCGAGGCATGGCAATGGCCTGAGGAACGCAAGATGGCTGCCTGCGACATGGTGATAAAAAACGATGAAGATTTGCAGCACCTTAAAGATGAAGCAACCCACCTGCTCGAAGATCTGCGGGACCATGACCAAAAAAAGCGCCAGGAACTGTTCCAACTCTTAAATTTACTTTGGATTTGA
- a CDS encoding NlpC/P60 family N-terminal domain-containing protein, whose translation MFSRLRLLCLAFLLLLTAACGGKNVPPRDGTAPSWMGTIADLRQFPQNLDVYAKNSGQNKRLISQDEQSRQVARFDRIFFGPWEMRKTSMRKRDVAAVFGKARGYKQGSERWTQVEWDAMARNANLKNFPSRAQAAITVRNTDLREMPTHLTRFSEPTPDPRANPFDYFQYSLLPMGTPVLIAHTSSDGRWHFVECPIAGGWVDAEDLALVDSSFAALYRNASFAAIVRDNVPLAGQPNQYGASAPAQLSVSIGAILPMLAGAAAEGSVVAGKADAPPVTLLAPVKDANGMASTAPVTVSSADVVARPLPLTPDNVAAVGNVMMGQRYGWGGMFGERDCSALTRDLFTPFGLWLPRNSAGQARVGSVNSLEGMTAREKEETIMRYGVPFLSLVGMRGHIMLYVGKYNGRPAIFHNVWGVRTVEGNDNNARFVVGRAVVTSITPGDELKNLYRGTTFVDRLRTLSTPADTLQ comes from the coding sequence ATGTTTTCCCGCCTTCGTCTGCTTTGTCTTGCATTTCTTCTGCTTCTGACAGCCGCATGTGGCGGCAAGAACGTCCCTCCCCGTGACGGCACAGCCCCCTCATGGATGGGCACCATCGCCGATCTGCGCCAGTTCCCGCAGAATCTTGACGTGTACGCAAAAAATTCCGGGCAGAATAAACGGCTCATTTCCCAGGATGAACAGAGCCGTCAGGTAGCCCGTTTTGACCGCATTTTCTTTGGCCCCTGGGAGATGCGCAAAACATCCATGCGCAAGCGCGACGTGGCCGCCGTTTTTGGCAAGGCCAGAGGCTACAAGCAGGGCAGCGAGCGCTGGACGCAGGTGGAATGGGACGCCATGGCCCGCAACGCCAACCTCAAGAATTTTCCTTCGCGGGCGCAGGCCGCCATTACGGTGCGCAATACGGACCTCAGGGAAATGCCCACGCACCTGACGCGCTTTTCTGAGCCCACGCCGGATCCACGCGCCAATCCTTTTGATTATTTTCAGTATTCCTTGCTGCCCATGGGAACGCCCGTACTTATTGCCCACACCTCCAGCGACGGCAGATGGCATTTTGTGGAATGTCCCATTGCGGGCGGATGGGTTGATGCCGAAGACCTGGCCCTTGTGGACAGCAGTTTCGCCGCCCTGTACCGCAACGCCTCGTTTGCGGCCATTGTGCGCGACAACGTGCCCCTTGCCGGTCAGCCCAACCAGTATGGCGCTTCGGCCCCGGCACAGCTGAGCGTCAGCATCGGGGCCATCCTGCCCATGCTCGCCGGCGCCGCCGCCGAGGGCTCGGTGGTTGCCGGCAAGGCCGACGCGCCTCCGGTAACCCTGCTGGCTCCGGTCAAGGATGCCAATGGCATGGCCAGTACAGCGCCGGTTACCGTTTCTTCCGCAGACGTTGTGGCGCGTCCCCTGCCCCTGACGCCGGACAACGTGGCCGCCGTGGGCAACGTCATGATGGGCCAGCGCTACGGCTGGGGGGGCATGTTTGGCGAAAGGGACTGCTCTGCCCTCACCCGCGACCTGTTCACGCCATTCGGCCTCTGGCTGCCGCGCAACTCCGCTGGTCAGGCCCGCGTCGGATCCGTCAATTCCCTCGAGGGCATGACGGCCAGGGAAAAAGAAGAAACCATCATGCGCTACGGCGTGCCCTTCCTGAGCCTTGTGGGCATGCGCGGGCACATCATGCTCTACGTGGGCAAATACAATGGCCGCCCTGCCATCTTTCATAACGTCTGGGGCGTCCGCACCGTGGAAGGCAATGACAATAACGCCCGCTTTGTTGTTGGCCGGGCGGTGGTCACATCCATCACGCCCGGCGACGAACTGAAAAACCTCTACAGGGGTACAACCTTTGTGGACAGGCTGCGCACGCTTTCCACTCCGGCGGACACCCTCCAGTGA